In Mesotoga infera, the genomic window GGTGAGGAGGCTCTCGATTTCATATTTGCGCGTGGCAAGTATAGCGAGCGAAGTGTTACACATTCTCCGAAAGTGATCTTGCTGGATTTGAAACTTCCTAAGATCAGCGGCATAGAGGTTCTGCGAGAAATTAAGAAGGATCCGAGGACGAGTCTAATACCGGTGGTAGTTCTGACCTCTTCTACTCAGGAGACGGATATCGAAGAATCTTACAAGCTCGGGGCGAACAGTTATATCGTGAAACCGGTCAATTTCGAGAACTTCATTGAGTCCTTGAGACAGATGAACGATTACTGGTTGGTGCTTAACAGGCTTCCATCGAGTTTTGGTGAAGGATGAGTAAGGACACGAGAATAAAAATCCTTTTCGCAGAAGATCTGCACACGGACGTGGATCTGGCTAAAAGGAAAATCTCTGTGGTGTTTCCGGAAATTGAGGCATTAGTTGTTGATACTGAGCGAGATTTCGTTGAGAAATTGGAGAAATTCTGTCCGGATCTTGTAATCTCGGACTACATGATGCCAGGCTTCGATGGGATGAGAGTTATCGAGCTCGTTCTAGAGAAGGCGCCTGAGATTCCTGTGATAATACTTACGGGTTCCATGAATGAAGATACGGCGGCCGAATGCATGAAGGCCGGCGCGGTAGATTACGTAATAAAGGAACATATGGCGAGACTGCCATATGCGGTCGTAGAGGCAATGGAGAAGAAGGAGATCAAGCTGGCCAAGGAAAGGGCAGAAAGGGCTTTGATCGAAAGCGAGAAGAAGTTCAGGTTGCTCGCTGAAAATGCCAGCGACCTCATTTACAGGTACGAGCTGCATGAAAAAGAGGGTTTCAGCTATGTCAGTCCTTCATCGTCGCGTATTACCGGATATTTTCCCGATGAGTTCTACAAAGATCCCGATCTAATTTCCAAAATCGTCCATCCCGAAGATGAAGCTAGACTATTGAATCTGATTAACGACAGCCATTCATCGAACCAAAGTGAGCCCCTTACATTGAGATGGATAAGAAAGGATGGGAAGATAATCTGGATGGAGCAGCAGAACGTCCACATTTTCGATGATGATGGAAAGCTTATCGCTCTTGAAGGAATAGCTCGTGACGTCACAGAAAGGCAGGAATCAGCAGAAAGAATAACTGAAGCCTTCTACTCTATTGTTACCGTGGTTTCAGATATCCTGACTGCAAGGGACCCCTATAACCGACATCATCATCGTAATGTAAGCCGGCTATCCTCGAAAATAGCTGAGAAAATCGCCCTTGACGGCCCACAAATTGAAGCAGTTAAGATTGCCGGGTTGCTTCATGATATTGGAAAAATTGCCATACCAGCAGAAATTCTATCTAAACCAGGCTCTTTGAATAATGAGGAGTACAGTTTGATACAAGAGCACAGCAGTGTCGGTTACAACATCCTCAAGAATGCCCGGCTTCCCTGGCCGGTAGCAGAAATCGTTCACCAGCACCACGAAAGGCTTGACGGTTCCGGTTATCCTCGCAAACTAAAGGGAAGAGAAATATGCATAGAGGCCAGAATTATTGCCGTCGTAGACGTAGTCGACG contains:
- a CDS encoding response regulator; protein product: MTDSVVEILLVEDNPEDIELTLRALKKSKLANNVVVAEDGEEALDFIFARGKYSERSVTHSPKVILLDLKLPKISGIEVLREIKKDPRTSLIPVVVLTSSTQETDIEESYKLGANSYIVKPVNFENFIESLRQMNDYWLVLNRLPSSFGEG
- a CDS encoding HD domain-containing protein yields the protein MSKDTRIKILFAEDLHTDVDLAKRKISVVFPEIEALVVDTERDFVEKLEKFCPDLVISDYMMPGFDGMRVIELVLEKAPEIPVIILTGSMNEDTAAECMKAGAVDYVIKEHMARLPYAVVEAMEKKEIKLAKERAERALIESEKKFRLLAENASDLIYRYELHEKEGFSYVSPSSSRITGYFPDEFYKDPDLISKIVHPEDEARLLNLINDSHSSNQSEPLTLRWIRKDGKIIWMEQQNVHIFDDDGKLIALEGIARDVTERQESAERITEAFYSIVTVVSDILTARDPYNRHHHRNVSRLSSKIAEKIALDGPQIEAVKIAGLLHDIGKIAIPAEILSKPGSLNNEEYSLIQEHSSVGYNILKNARLPWPVAEIVHQHHERLDGSGYPRKLKGREICIEARIIAVVDVVDAMTSHRPYRPAHKMEAALEEIHGKSGTCFDSSIVDVCTELIEEGFDFREEPLEA